Proteins found in one Oncorhynchus mykiss isolate Arlee chromosome 17, USDA_OmykA_1.1, whole genome shotgun sequence genomic segment:
- the LOC118940268 gene encoding GTP-binding protein Rhes-like yields MEVKGNPSTCSPTTTTNIPVAHQRAEPSQFPGTRALSPGSSKVLLAYKNVTQHLNSPGLKASMGFLKMVTSQWKHQEKKGRVVRSQSTGSWLPPPSDGHSCKRSPLDQLSALVLQGQIRFGEDDPRLAQDSPQDPLSSTKPQNCRRIVVLGAPRVGKTSILRRYLWDGFVEEYQPTSEDFLRKMFHIRGETYQIDVLDASGERSFPAKRRLSILTGDIFLLVFTLDDRSSFEEVCALRTEILAAKTKLLKPTRPGQSARVPTVVCANKVDLSPAERVLSRAEVLRSLGEDCAYFETSAKDRTNLEEVFEALAKRGGLPTETSPSQHRKVSIRSYQALKEGRAAGRGSQATGCKAPCGALYPLARRPSFSTDLRQVLGPNSARNPGKPLEKCQIQ; encoded by the exons ATGGAGGTAAAAGGTAACCCATCAACTTGCTCACCGACCACCACAACCAACATTCCCGTCGCCCATCAGCGGGCTGAACCTTCTCAGTTCCCCGGGACCAGAGCCCTGAGCCCCGGCTCCTCCAAGGTCCTGCTGGCATACAAAAACGTAACCCAGCACCTGAACTCACCGGGGCTCAAAGCCAGCATGGGTTTCCTTAAAATGGTCACGTCTCAGTGGAAGCACCAGGAAAAGAAGGGGAGGGTGGTGCGGTCCCAAAGCACAGGTAGCTGGCTTCCACCTCCCTCCGATGGCCACTCTTGCAAGAGGTCGCCACTGGACCAGCTATCTGCTCTGGTTCTCCAGGGGCAGATTCGGTTCGGTGAGGACGACCCAAGGCTCGCCCAGGACTCTCCGCAGGACCCGCTGAGCTCCACCAAGCCGCAGAACTGCAGGCGTATCGTGGTTCTGGGTGCGCCCCGGGTGGGCAAGACTTCAATCTTGCGACGGTACCTCTGGGACGGCTTCGTGGAGGAGTACCAGCCCACCTCCGAGGATTTCCTCCGGAAAATGTTCCACATCCGCGGGGAGACGTATCAGATCGACGTACTGGACGCCTCCGGAGAGAGGAGCTTCCCGGCGAAACGCAGGCTCTCCATACTAACCG GTGACATATTCCTTCTGGTCTTCACCCTGGACGACCGGAGCTCGTTCGAGGAGGTGTGTGCCCTGCGCACTGAGATCCTCGCGGCCAAAACCAAGCTCCTCAAGCCCACCAGGCCGGGCCAGAGCGCACGGGTCCCCACGGTAGTCTGCGCTAACAAGGTGGACTTGTCCCCAGCGGAGAGAGTACTTTCCCGGGCAGAGGTGCTCCGATCCCTCGGTGAGGACTGCGCCTACTTCGAGACCTCCGCCAAAGACCGCACTAATCTGGAGGAGGTATTCGAGGCTCTGGCTAAACGGGGCGGGTTGCCAACGGAAACTAGTCCGTCGCAGCACCGCAAAGTTTCGATTCGGTCGTACCAGGCGCTGAAAGAGGGCAGAGCGGCCGGGAGAGGGAGCCAGGCGACCGGTTGTAAGGCTCCGTGTGGGGCGCTGTATCCGCTCGCTCGACGGCCGAGTTTCAGCACTGATCTCCGTCAAGTCCTCGGCCCCAACTCCGCACGGAATCCGGGCAAGCCGCTGGAGAAGTGTCAGATTCAGTGA